One Nocardioidaceae bacterium SCSIO 66511 genomic window carries:
- a CDS encoding TetR/AcrR family transcriptional regulator: protein MSDTTTRGRGRLSPERTQEVYDSVVALLVEHGYESLTMDAVAHAASISKATLYRQWGGKQTLVVDALEATRPYDEVATIDTGSLRTDLHEWVRVSLAAPLTDVGLVHAIIHACTGNPELAAAMRERMNLPEDPFNRLFAKAAERGEIEPDAPAIPYVQLVLAGPYILREFIEEQPPDEEYLIGLVESVVVPALGIS, encoded by the coding sequence ATGTCCGACACCACCACGAGAGGGCGAGGCCGACTCTCGCCCGAGCGCACCCAAGAGGTGTACGACTCCGTGGTCGCGTTACTCGTCGAGCACGGGTACGAAAGCCTCACGATGGACGCGGTCGCGCATGCCGCCAGCATCAGCAAGGCGACGCTCTACCGACAGTGGGGCGGTAAGCAGACCCTCGTCGTGGACGCGCTCGAAGCCACCCGCCCGTACGACGAGGTCGCCACGATCGACACCGGCTCCCTTCGTACCGACTTGCACGAATGGGTGCGCGTCTCACTCGCCGCTCCGCTGACCGACGTCGGACTGGTGCACGCGATCATCCACGCCTGCACCGGCAACCCCGAGCTCGCAGCGGCGATGCGCGAGCGGATGAACCTTCCGGAGGACCCGTTCAATCGGCTGTTCGCCAAGGCCGCCGAGCGGGGCGAGATCGAACCAGACGCGCCCGCGATCCCGTACGTACAGCTCGTGCTCGCGGGCCCGTACATCCTGCGCGAGTTCATCGAAGAACAACCTCCCGACGAGGAGTACCTCATCGGGCTCGTCGAATCCGTCGTCGTGCCCGCACTCGGCATCAGCTGA
- a CDS encoding L,D-transpeptidase family protein: protein MSIRAFAGAAVGVTFLLALAAEAPIDATRSNDATETADHTEPEPEARQIKLGGVPVRLTADTGQVVTVNHKRGYKARVTVWHKRGDDWKRVRTTRHGRIGYGGVVAGKKRKQGTGTTPLGTYSMKRAFGNRRAPKRAKLPYHRTHKGDYWVQDNKSRFYNYRRHKSQGGFRWWLPTSAYNSSERLRDYKRQYAWAIVINFNRPDPVRHRGSGIFLHVNGKGATAGCVSAPRKFIRKTLAGLRRAQHPVIAIGR from the coding sequence GTGTCGATTCGTGCGTTCGCAGGAGCAGCGGTCGGTGTGACGTTCCTCCTCGCGCTCGCGGCCGAGGCGCCGATCGACGCAACCCGGTCCAACGACGCGACAGAGACGGCCGATCACACCGAACCGGAACCAGAAGCGCGTCAGATCAAACTCGGCGGTGTGCCGGTACGCCTCACCGCCGACACCGGCCAGGTGGTCACGGTGAACCACAAGCGCGGGTACAAGGCGCGGGTCACCGTCTGGCACAAGCGCGGCGATGACTGGAAGCGCGTACGCACGACCCGACACGGCCGTATCGGCTACGGCGGTGTCGTCGCGGGCAAGAAGCGCAAGCAGGGCACGGGTACCACACCGCTCGGCACGTACTCGATGAAGCGCGCATTCGGCAACAGGCGTGCCCCGAAGCGCGCGAAGCTCCCGTACCACCGCACGCACAAGGGCGACTATTGGGTGCAGGACAACAAGTCCCGCTTCTACAACTACCGCCGGCACAAGTCTCAGGGCGGGTTCCGCTGGTGGCTGCCGACGAGTGCGTACAACAGCTCCGAACGCCTGCGCGACTACAAACGCCAGTACGCCTGGGCGATCGTGATCAACTTCAACCGACCCGATCCGGTACGTCATCGAGGCTCCGGGATCTTCTTGCACGTCAACGGCAAGGGTGCGACCGCCGGCTGTGTGTCGGCCCCACGCAAGTTCATCCGCAAAACCCTTGCCGGGCTACGCCGTGCGCAGCATCCCGTCATAGCGATCGGCCGCTGA
- a CDS encoding Ig-like domain repeat protein gives MATTSVRARKGVAIGASGALIAGAALAMTAATTTSADAAKINKDFNYNCVLSLTGDSYPIGVTTKVSVPKSVTAGQKVAKRKASLTLNISEELHETVLSLGATDAEGGSDNAKVGVKIGKTTRQVKINNLSAPKAPIPPSGEQWSIATSGTVGAFKVPAAAKGGTKASLSMPKKFTIDAVVYLGENAVPNQLTCTADGKRALGSIAIKKAPSKLKANIKPKKVIAKKTRAKVNVRVMSKGKATGKVRVMEGKKTLGAAAVKKGKATVTLKKFAKPGKHKLTIKYAGNKSVKASKLKKTVKVVRK, from the coding sequence GTGGCAACTACATCTGTACGCGCGCGCAAGGGCGTAGCTATCGGTGCATCGGGTGCGCTGATCGCCGGAGCGGCGCTGGCCATGACCGCCGCAACGACCACATCCGCCGACGCCGCGAAGATCAACAAGGACTTCAACTACAACTGCGTCCTGAGTTTGACCGGCGACTCGTACCCGATCGGCGTCACGACGAAGGTCTCGGTGCCGAAGTCGGTCACCGCCGGTCAGAAGGTCGCGAAGCGCAAGGCGTCGCTCACGCTCAACATCTCCGAGGAACTGCACGAGACGGTGCTCAGTCTCGGCGCCACCGACGCCGAGGGCGGCTCCGACAACGCCAAGGTCGGCGTCAAGATCGGCAAGACGACGCGCCAGGTGAAGATCAACAACCTCAGCGCACCGAAGGCGCCGATTCCGCCGAGCGGCGAGCAGTGGAGCATTGCCACATCGGGCACGGTCGGGGCGTTCAAGGTACCCGCGGCGGCAAAGGGCGGCACGAAGGCCAGCCTGTCGATGCCGAAGAAGTTCACGATTGACGCAGTCGTCTACCTCGGCGAGAACGCTGTGCCGAACCAACTCACGTGCACGGCCGACGGCAAGCGCGCGCTCGGCTCGATCGCGATCAAGAAGGCGCCGAGCAAGCTCAAGGCGAACATCAAGCCGAAGAAGGTCATCGCGAAGAAGACCCGCGCGAAGGTCAACGTACGCGTCATGTCGAAGGGCAAGGCCACCGGCAAGGTTCGCGTGATGGAGGGCAAGAAGACCCTCGGCGCCGCAGCCGTCAAGAAGGGCAAGGCGACCGTCACGCTGAAGAAGTTCGCCAAGCCCGGTAAGCACAAGCTGACCATCAAGTACGCCGGCAACAAGTCGGTCAAGGCCAGCAAGCTCAAGAAGACCGTCAAGGTCGTACGCAAGTAG
- the ilvA gene encoding threonine ammonia-lyase IlvA → MTVTALDVDAAYDRIEPVVVRTPLQYSSRHAQRLGSEVWLKREDLQVVRSYKLRGAYNLLAQLGAEARAKGVVCASAGNHAQGVAYACQQLRLDARIYVPRTTPRQKRSRITALGGRQVELIVTGDTYDAASALARQDAADSGAALIPAFDAPDVVAGQGTVAREIVEQLGGAPDVLLVPVGGGGLIAGCVTWLAEHHPSTRIIGVEPSGAASMAAAVEAGEPVTLDEIDGFVDGAAVRRAGDVTAEIVRAHSIDLVDVDSGLVCEEMLDMFQTDGIIAEPAGALASAAMRTWGGPIEGSVVSIVSGGNHDVSRYAEVIERALVSQGVKHYWLVDFPQEPGALRGFLDDVLGPDDDITLFEYVKRHNRETGPALVGVELGDATDLPGLLKRFDASPVHAKKLSPEDPVFQYLL, encoded by the coding sequence ATGACCGTGACCGCGCTCGATGTCGACGCCGCGTACGACCGGATCGAGCCGGTTGTCGTACGCACTCCGCTGCAGTACAGCTCGCGGCACGCGCAACGGCTCGGCTCCGAGGTGTGGCTGAAGCGTGAGGACCTGCAGGTCGTCCGCTCGTACAAACTGAGAGGCGCGTACAACCTCCTTGCCCAGCTGGGTGCCGAGGCGCGGGCCAAGGGTGTCGTCTGCGCGAGCGCCGGCAACCATGCGCAGGGGGTGGCGTACGCCTGCCAGCAGTTGCGGCTCGATGCGCGCATCTATGTTCCGCGTACGACCCCGCGGCAGAAGCGCAGCCGGATCACCGCGCTCGGCGGCCGCCAGGTCGAGTTGATCGTCACCGGTGACACGTACGACGCAGCGTCGGCGCTCGCCCGGCAGGACGCCGCCGACAGCGGGGCCGCACTCATCCCCGCCTTCGACGCGCCGGATGTGGTCGCCGGGCAGGGCACTGTGGCACGCGAGATCGTCGAGCAGCTCGGCGGTGCGCCCGACGTACTTCTGGTGCCGGTCGGCGGCGGCGGGCTGATCGCCGGCTGTGTGACCTGGTTGGCCGAGCACCATCCGTCGACTCGGATCATCGGGGTCGAGCCGAGCGGTGCCGCGAGCATGGCGGCCGCGGTCGAGGCGGGCGAGCCGGTGACCTTGGACGAGATCGACGGGTTCGTCGACGGGGCCGCGGTCCGCCGGGCCGGAGATGTGACCGCGGAGATCGTACGCGCGCACAGCATCGACCTGGTCGATGTCGATTCGGGTCTGGTGTGCGAGGAGATGCTCGACATGTTCCAGACCGACGGCATCATCGCGGAGCCGGCGGGAGCCCTCGCCTCGGCTGCCATGCGTACGTGGGGCGGCCCGATCGAGGGGAGCGTCGTCAGCATCGTCTCCGGCGGCAACCACGACGTGAGCCGCTACGCCGAGGTGATCGAGCGGGCGTTGGTGTCGCAAGGCGTCAAGCACTACTGGCTCGTCGACTTCCCGCAGGAGCCCGGTGCGCTGCGTGGGTTCCTCGACGACGTACTCGGACCCGACGACGACATCACGTTGTTCGAGTACGTCAAGCGGCACAACCGCGAGACCGGTCCCGCGTTGGTCGGTGTCGAGCTCGGCGATGCCACCGATCTGCCGGGTTTGCTGAAACGCTTCGACGCGTCGCCGGTGCATGCGAAGAAGCTGTCGCCGGAGGATCCGGTCTTCCAGTACCTGCTGTGA
- a CDS encoding GNAT family N-acetyltransferase yields the protein MSTRFAAQPHEPTARLLERAARATPAAVDVSSHGWWLRHSETRQGADAVIAHSGDGWLEDSVDAAERFYRAYESPARFEVCAGCVPGLDVLLERRAYSPTAPVSLETCAADSVATPRPRRHLRTRLAPAPTHDWLLVATDDSAPAEADQLKQLLRRVRGSSTYVTVYERDVPVAIGRSVTERGWAGIFDMATLPLARGRGAGRLVLSTLAYAAIDRGAQWLYLQVQRGNDRARRLYRKAGFRETDTYHYWVHPMS from the coding sequence ATGTCCACACGTTTCGCGGCGCAGCCGCACGAACCGACCGCTCGGCTCCTCGAACGCGCAGCGCGCGCCACTCCCGCCGCTGTCGACGTGTCATCGCACGGCTGGTGGCTACGCCATTCGGAGACGCGTCAGGGCGCCGATGCCGTGATCGCACACAGTGGCGACGGCTGGCTCGAGGACTCCGTCGATGCGGCAGAACGCTTCTACCGTGCGTACGAGTCGCCCGCACGATTCGAGGTCTGCGCGGGGTGCGTACCCGGACTCGACGTGCTGCTCGAACGACGGGCGTACTCGCCGACGGCGCCGGTGTCGCTGGAAACGTGCGCCGCCGATTCAGTCGCAACCCCGCGACCGCGTCGACACCTTCGCACCAGGCTGGCGCCGGCACCGACGCACGACTGGCTCCTTGTCGCGACAGACGATTCGGCGCCTGCCGAAGCCGACCAACTCAAGCAGTTGCTGCGCCGGGTACGCGGATCGTCGACGTACGTGACGGTCTACGAGCGCGATGTACCCGTCGCGATCGGTCGCTCGGTCACCGAGCGCGGCTGGGCGGGGATCTTCGATATGGCGACACTCCCCCTTGCGCGTGGCCGAGGTGCCGGCCGGTTGGTGCTGTCGACGCTCGCGTACGCGGCGATCGACCGCGGCGCGCAGTGGCTGTACCTGCAGGTGCAGCGGGGCAACGACCGGGCCCGGCGCCTCTATCGCAAGGCGGGCTTTCGCGAGACGGATACGTACCACTATTGGGTGCACCCGATGAGCTGA
- a CDS encoding PadR family transcriptional regulator, producing the protein MALDHAILVSLAERSASGYDLARRFDKSIGFFWKATHQQIYKVLSRMESAGWVESTTVEEPGRPAKKVYALTDDGRTELTRWTAEPTPIESVRSDFAVKVRAMNFGDRSAVLADIARQRDRHLDRLAYYEADCTKHFPEPDSLTASELPAYLVLRGGIRTEQTYIEWCDEMLAALGTDPEDQR; encoded by the coding sequence ATGGCCCTCGACCACGCGATCCTGGTCTCGCTTGCTGAGCGATCGGCGAGTGGGTACGACCTTGCGCGCCGGTTCGACAAGTCCATCGGCTTCTTCTGGAAGGCCACGCATCAGCAGATCTACAAGGTCCTCTCCCGGATGGAGTCCGCCGGCTGGGTGGAGTCGACGACCGTCGAGGAGCCCGGTCGCCCCGCGAAGAAGGTGTACGCCCTCACCGACGACGGCCGCACCGAGCTGACCCGCTGGACCGCCGAGCCGACGCCGATCGAGAGCGTGCGTAGCGACTTCGCGGTCAAGGTACGCGCGATGAACTTCGGCGACCGCAGCGCCGTGCTCGCCGACATCGCCCGGCAGCGCGACCGCCACCTCGACCGGCTTGCGTACTACGAGGCCGACTGCACCAAGCACTTCCCCGAGCCCGACTCCCTCACCGCATCCGAGCTCCCCGCCTATCTCGTGCTGCGCGGCGGCATTCGTACGGAACAGACCTATATCGAGTGGTGCGACGAGATGCTCGCCGCACTCGGCACCGACCCGGAGGACCAACGATGA
- a CDS encoding Ig-like domain-containing protein produces the protein MKYAIAGRRSLAAALSGTLVAGAVAGTVVGTTGSANAAEVPLDHTFVSSCNVNVGGDLNLGNYDIDFEMNTKAEVPLVPGADNAKQDVSIKLTMPEKLHNATVNLIKATHASGGSPDSAVNLTLPIAGGTKVTERIALKDLTAPKAKIPAVGTPWEITSTGVVPKQHVPGFAGGGEGNPSFAALRLAPKFTIKSTLFAGKKKFPTTMKCTVKKADRLINGEVPIVGAYQTDTVPAHIATTARKNGSTMLTFFHQPGAANPENVFTQPKHGKVKVGAKGKATYTPNKNFVGKDSFTYTAKDDSGTSTSKVTVRVKKAPTRLKVRAPRAIKFGNKAVVRVTVNSKGAKAGPVRLVKGKRVLAKARTGKLGKAKLTVKRKALKVGKHKLQVKFAGTKTAKKAAKKITIRVKKR, from the coding sequence ATGAAGTACGCAATCGCGGGGCGCAGAAGCCTCGCCGCCGCCCTGTCCGGCACGCTCGTCGCAGGCGCGGTCGCCGGGACAGTCGTCGGTACGACCGGTTCCGCCAACGCGGCAGAGGTGCCGCTCGATCACACCTTCGTCTCGAGCTGCAATGTGAATGTCGGGGGCGATCTGAACCTCGGCAACTACGACATCGACTTCGAGATGAATACCAAGGCCGAGGTGCCGCTGGTGCCCGGGGCCGACAATGCGAAGCAGGACGTCAGCATCAAGCTCACGATGCCGGAGAAGCTGCACAACGCCACTGTCAACCTGATCAAGGCCACCCACGCGAGCGGCGGTTCACCCGACTCCGCGGTGAACCTGACGCTGCCCATCGCGGGCGGCACGAAGGTCACCGAGCGGATCGCGCTGAAGGACCTGACGGCGCCGAAGGCGAAGATTCCTGCGGTCGGTACGCCGTGGGAGATCACCTCGACCGGCGTGGTGCCGAAGCAGCACGTACCCGGCTTCGCGGGTGGCGGGGAGGGAAACCCGTCCTTCGCGGCGCTCAGGCTGGCGCCGAAGTTCACCATCAAGTCGACGCTGTTTGCCGGTAAGAAGAAGTTCCCGACCACGATGAAGTGCACGGTCAAGAAGGCCGACCGCCTCATCAACGGCGAGGTACCGATCGTCGGTGCGTACCAGACGGACACGGTCCCGGCACATATCGCCACCACGGCGCGCAAGAACGGCTCGACGATGCTGACGTTCTTCCACCAGCCCGGTGCAGCGAACCCCGAGAACGTGTTCACCCAGCCCAAGCACGGCAAGGTCAAGGTCGGCGCCAAGGGCAAGGCGACGTACACGCCGAACAAGAACTTCGTCGGCAAGGACTCCTTCACCTACACAGCCAAGGACGACAGCGGCACGTCGACGAGCAAGGTCACCGTTCGGGTCAAGAAGGCACCGACCAGGCTCAAGGTCCGGGCACCGAGGGCGATCAAGTTCGGCAACAAGGCCGTCGTACGTGTGACGGTGAACAGTAAGGGCGCCAAGGCCGGCCCGGTGCGGCTCGTCAAGGGCAAGCGCGTACTCGCCAAGGCCAGGACCGGCAAGCTCGGCAAGGCGAAGCTGACGGTCAAGCGCAAGGCCCTGAAGGTCGGCAAGCACAAGCTCCAAGTCAAGTTCGCCGGCACCAAAACAGCGAAGAAGGCAGCGAAGAAGATCACCATCCGCGTAAAAAAGCGCTGA
- a CDS encoding NADPH-dependent 2,4-dienoyl-CoA reductase, with the protein MSYEHLLSPLQIGDHTLRNRIVMGSMHTGLEDRAHNLPRLTAYFTERAKGGTALMITGGYAPTWEGWLAPAGSLLASRRAADRHRLVTDAVHEHDSKIALQILHAGRYSYHPLSRSASSKKAPINPFRPRALSTKGVERTVDSFVRAAQLADKAGYDGVEIMGSEGYLINQFVTARTNDRTDAWGGTAEKRMRFPVEIIRRIREAVGPRLMVIYRISLLDLVDDAQSWEETVELAHRVEEAGASLVNTGIGWHEARVPTIVTSVPRAAFSGLTGRLRPELGIPVMASNRINTPDVAEEILAAGDADLISMARPLLADPDFVAKTEQGRSDEINTCIACNQACLDHVFANKHASCLVNPRAARETELRLLPVPTPRRKRIAVVGAGPAGLAASTALAERGHRVDLYEADSQIGGQFRLAMRVPGKEEFAETLRYYRRRIDVLGVRLHLETAPEIGELTDGTYDDVIVATGVEPRIPDLPGVDHPSVVTYAQLLRGDVTAGDRVAVMGAGGIGFDLSEFLLHEQNESLATWMERWGVTDPSKERGGLTTKTPVKPARTVHLLQRKDTPLGKGLAKTTGWVHRTTLRDSGVEMLAGVTYERIDDNGLHVTVDGQTRVIEVDTVALCTGQESVRTVADPVAAAGVPVHVIGGADVAAELDAKRAIKQATELAATL; encoded by the coding sequence ATGAGCTACGAGCACCTGCTGTCCCCGCTGCAGATCGGCGACCACACCCTGCGCAACCGCATTGTGATGGGCTCGATGCACACGGGTCTCGAAGACCGTGCGCACAACCTCCCCCGGCTGACCGCCTACTTCACCGAGCGGGCGAAGGGCGGCACGGCACTGATGATCACCGGCGGGTACGCGCCGACCTGGGAAGGCTGGCTGGCGCCGGCCGGCTCGCTGCTCGCGTCACGTCGGGCGGCCGACCGCCACCGCCTCGTCACCGATGCAGTGCACGAACACGACTCGAAGATCGCGCTGCAGATCCTGCATGCGGGCAGGTACTCGTACCATCCGCTGTCCCGGTCAGCATCGAGCAAGAAGGCGCCGATCAACCCGTTCCGGCCGCGTGCCCTGTCGACGAAGGGAGTCGAACGCACCGTCGACTCGTTCGTACGCGCGGCGCAGCTGGCCGACAAGGCGGGCTACGACGGCGTCGAGATCATGGGTTCCGAGGGCTACCTGATCAATCAGTTCGTCACAGCGCGTACGAACGACCGCACCGACGCCTGGGGCGGCACGGCCGAGAAGCGAATGCGGTTCCCGGTCGAGATCATCCGTCGCATCCGTGAGGCGGTCGGCCCGCGACTGATGGTGATCTACCGGATCTCGTTGCTCGACCTCGTCGATGATGCGCAGTCATGGGAGGAGACGGTCGAGCTCGCGCACCGCGTCGAGGAGGCCGGTGCATCGCTGGTCAACACCGGCATCGGCTGGCACGAGGCCCGCGTACCCACGATCGTCACCTCGGTGCCGCGAGCCGCTTTCAGCGGCCTGACCGGCCGGCTGCGCCCGGAGCTGGGCATTCCGGTGATGGCGTCGAACCGGATCAACACCCCCGACGTCGCCGAGGAGATCCTCGCGGCCGGCGATGCCGATCTGATCTCGATGGCGCGGCCGCTGCTCGCTGATCCCGACTTCGTCGCGAAGACCGAGCAGGGTCGCAGCGACGAGATCAACACCTGTATCGCGTGCAATCAGGCGTGCCTCGACCATGTCTTCGCCAACAAGCATGCGAGTTGCCTGGTCAATCCGCGAGCTGCGCGCGAGACAGAGCTCCGCCTGCTACCCGTACCCACTCCGCGCCGCAAGCGCATCGCGGTCGTCGGCGCGGGCCCGGCCGGTCTCGCCGCATCGACGGCGCTGGCCGAGCGCGGCCATCGCGTCGACCTGTACGAGGCCGACTCGCAGATCGGCGGGCAGTTCCGCCTGGCGATGCGCGTCCCCGGCAAGGAGGAGTTCGCCGAGACGCTGCGCTACTACCGCCGCCGCATTGACGTTCTCGGCGTACGCCTGCACCTCGAGACGGCACCGGAGATCGGCGAGTTGACCGACGGCACGTACGACGACGTGATCGTCGCGACCGGCGTCGAGCCGCGCATCCCGGACCTCCCTGGTGTCGATCACCCGAGCGTGGTCACCTACGCGCAGCTGCTCCGGGGTGACGTCACCGCCGGTGACCGGGTTGCGGTCATGGGCGCAGGCGGCATCGGCTTCGACCTGAGCGAGTTTCTGCTCCACGAGCAGAACGAGTCCCTCGCGACGTGGATGGAGCGCTGGGGCGTCACCGACCCATCGAAGGAGCGCGGCGGACTCACCACGAAGACCCCGGTCAAGCCCGCGCGTACGGTCCACCTGCTGCAGCGCAAAGACACGCCGCTCGGCAAGGGGCTCGCGAAGACTACGGGCTGGGTGCATCGCACGACCCTCCGCGACTCCGGTGTGGAGATGCTCGCCGGCGTCACCTACGAACGCATCGACGACAACGGTCTGCACGTCACGGTCGATGGGCAGACCCGCGTGATCGAGGTCGACACGGTCGCGCTGTGCACAGGTCAGGAGTCGGTACGCACCGTCGCCGACCCGGTTGCGGCGGCAGGCGTACCCGTCCATGTCATCGGTGGAGCCGACGTCGCCGCCGAGCTCGATGCGAAGCGCGCGATCAAGCAGGCGACCGAGCTCGCCGCGACGCTCTGA
- a CDS encoding MMPL family transporter — protein sequence MAWYLYRLGRAAYRRRWIVLGVWLTALVAAGVGAATLAGDTKDDFDIPGIESVQAFDLIKDRTPEASPDGATAQIVYEAPKGSTLNDPQVQQAIKQSLADLDTESVSSITSPYQSQTISENGRVGVADIRYDGNSLQLTHEDTSALEDAPDDVGADLRVEVGGDALQEIPVGGTEELIGIGIALFVLVITFGSLIAAGMPLLTALVGVGIGVAGITTATGFMDLGSTTPTLATMLGLAVGIDYALFIASRFRHEIHLGRDPEEAAGRAVGTAGSAVVFAGLTVVVALLGLSVVNIRILTEMGVAAAITVAIAVLIALTLLPALFGFAKQRILGGKIPFLKARDPEDTSGGRTMGRRWADLLTHHKAWTFVIGILVAGAIAFPMTDMKLALPDNGSQPEDSSARQAYDLIADNFGAGTNGPLMVVVDTKNADDPEAAVAATTKALQGHEKDVAAVVPAEPAPPQSDDPAAQKAYQQQLRTYQGLLQQGQYATITVVPTSGPADADTQQLVHDIRDTVQQVEDKTGARVLVTGQTALGIDVSDSMNDAFPKYLLVVVGIAFVLLTVVFRSLLVPLKAMLGFLVSVVVALGATVAVFQWGWMADLLGVDKPGPIMSLLPLLLVGILFGLAMDYEVFLVSRMREEYVHGRSAHESVVRGFQFGARVVTAAAAIMIGVFGGFALGDDAMIKTIGFGLAFGILADAFLVRMTLVPAFMAIVGDKMWWLPRWLDRILPNVDIEGESLRRKLEAESADDSDRVDVTT from the coding sequence ATGGCTTGGTATCTCTACCGACTCGGCCGCGCCGCCTACCGGCGCCGCTGGATCGTGCTCGGCGTCTGGCTCACGGCGCTCGTCGCCGCAGGCGTCGGTGCGGCCACCTTGGCCGGCGACACGAAAGACGACTTCGACATTCCGGGCATCGAGTCCGTGCAGGCGTTCGACCTGATCAAGGACCGTACGCCCGAGGCATCGCCCGACGGCGCCACGGCCCAGATCGTCTACGAGGCGCCGAAGGGCTCGACGCTGAACGACCCGCAGGTGCAGCAGGCGATCAAGCAGAGCCTCGCCGACCTCGACACCGAGAGCGTCAGCTCCATCACCAGCCCGTACCAGAGCCAGACCATCTCCGAGAACGGCCGGGTCGGCGTCGCGGACATCCGCTATGACGGGAACTCACTGCAGCTCACCCACGAGGACACCTCCGCCCTCGAGGACGCACCCGACGACGTCGGCGCCGATCTACGCGTCGAGGTCGGCGGCGATGCGCTGCAGGAGATCCCGGTCGGCGGCACCGAAGAACTGATCGGCATCGGCATCGCGTTGTTCGTACTCGTAATCACGTTCGGCTCGTTGATCGCCGCTGGCATGCCGCTGCTGACGGCGTTGGTCGGCGTCGGCATCGGCGTCGCCGGGATCACCACCGCGACCGGATTCATGGACCTCGGCTCGACCACTCCGACCCTCGCGACCATGCTCGGGCTCGCCGTCGGCATCGACTACGCGCTGTTCATCGCGTCGCGCTTCCGGCACGAAATCCATCTCGGCCGCGACCCCGAGGAGGCTGCGGGCCGAGCTGTCGGAACCGCCGGCAGCGCAGTGGTCTTCGCTGGGCTGACCGTTGTGGTCGCGCTCCTCGGACTCTCGGTCGTCAACATCCGGATCCTCACCGAGATGGGCGTCGCGGCGGCGATCACCGTTGCCATCGCGGTACTGATCGCGCTGACCCTCCTCCCCGCGCTGTTCGGCTTCGCCAAGCAACGGATTCTCGGCGGCAAGATCCCGTTCCTGAAGGCGCGCGACCCCGAAGACACCTCCGGTGGACGCACCATGGGCCGCCGGTGGGCAGATCTGCTCACCCACCACAAGGCCTGGACGTTCGTCATCGGGATCCTCGTCGCCGGAGCGATCGCGTTCCCGATGACCGATATGAAGCTGGCACTTCCCGACAACGGCTCGCAGCCCGAGGACAGCTCCGCGCGGCAGGCGTACGACCTGATCGCCGACAACTTCGGTGCGGGTACGAACGGGCCGCTCATGGTCGTTGTCGACACCAAGAACGCCGACGACCCGGAGGCCGCGGTGGCAGCGACGACCAAGGCGCTGCAGGGACACGAGAAGGACGTCGCGGCGGTCGTACCGGCCGAGCCCGCGCCGCCGCAGTCCGATGACCCGGCTGCCCAGAAGGCCTATCAGCAACAACTCCGGACGTACCAAGGCCTGCTGCAGCAGGGGCAGTACGCGACGATCACCGTGGTGCCCACGAGCGGGCCGGCCGACGCCGATACCCAGCAGCTGGTGCACGACATCCGCGACACCGTGCAACAAGTCGAGGACAAGACCGGTGCGCGGGTCCTGGTCACCGGTCAGACGGCGCTCGGCATCGACGTCTCGGACTCGATGAACGATGCGTTCCCGAAGTACCTGCTGGTCGTCGTCGGGATCGCGTTCGTCCTGCTCACCGTGGTGTTCCGATCGCTGCTGGTGCCGCTCAAGGCGATGCTCGGCTTCCTGGTGTCCGTTGTCGTCGCGCTCGGTGCGACCGTCGCGGTCTTCCAGTGGGGCTGGATGGCCGATCTGCTCGGCGTCGACAAACCCGGACCGATCATGAGCCTGCTCCCCTTGCTGCTCGTGGGAATCCTGTTCGGCCTTGCGATGGACTACGAGGTCTTCCTGGTCTCGCGGATGCGTGAGGAGTACGTGCACGGAAGGTCGGCCCACGAATCGGTCGTACGCGGGTTCCAGTTCGGCGCGCGGGTCGTCACAGCGGCGGCCGCGATCATGATCGGCGTGTTCGGCGGGTTCGCACTCGGCGATGACGCAATGATCAAGACAATCGGCTTCGGACTGGCGTTCGGCATCCTCGCCGACGCGTTCCTGGTCCGGATGACCCTCGTACCAGCGTTCATGGCGATCGTCGGTGACAAGATGTGGTGGCTGCCGCGCTGGCTGGACCGCATCCTGCCCAACGTCGACATCGAGGGTGAGAGTCTGCGCCGCAAGCTCGAAGCGGAGTCCGCCGACGACAGTGACCGCGTCGACGTGACCACGTAG